One Pectinophora gossypiella chromosome 10, ilPecGoss1.1, whole genome shotgun sequence genomic window, TAAGAGTTCCTGCAATTAGTGTTTAAAACACCGCCAATTATTTATAACTTACATACGTTCATAATATCATGCCTATTTCCAAGTAAGGGCAGGCAGATACTACGGAATgccatttactacgatcctgaaacacctctttcgcttcttccactacTCTCATCAAAATCATCATGTATGCTCactggttttattttattatatacttaaatgaattgattaaataaaattcggcGGTACATTAAGTAGGTCAACTCCGATGTAGATACATAGGAGCTAGAAAGAAGTGTGTAGTTGAAAAGAAAGTTCGTTTATCTTAACTCTAGATAAAAAATAAGTGTCCCGTTTCTTCTGTAGTTAGTCCCGCATTTTACCTTTTCCTCGCTAGCAACACTGACTTCCGCTTCGTCCGCCGCCACTTTTGGCGCTCACGCGGAACCTAGCCGATTTTTGTAACAATTTACCTACTACATGTGGAACGGAATAACCCAATAAAGGAGGTGCAATTTTCTTCATGTTCTTTTCTGCGCTGGTCTAGCTTTCAACGAAATAAAAGTTCCGCGAAATGGGCGTGAACATTCCCATATCATtacatacaaaatataaaaaaagatcttGCGGTGAAGTAACCATATTAATTTGTGGGATTGTCTTTGACATGGAGGTAAAAGTAGAGTTTATGAGAACTTACTAAGGGAATAAAACAAGGGTGTTCAATGAAAAATGACTAGACTGTTGTAATGCGGGTTGAACTATTTTTCAAGTAAACCTGAGTGTTAGgtatatgttatatatatatatagtaggtACGTAAAGATGATTTGGGATTATGTAATCATTCagactattttttttagtaagttAATTGAATCAGTGTGTAAAAATcgtgtataaaaatattgacGCCAGTCAAAACATTTCTATTCAGTCTAATGGAAATGCTTgtaaaatcaaaaaaataagtattcgtATAGGCATTGAAAACGTATTCCTCGTGCAATATttatatgttaaaaaatatatgataaaCACGTGCCACTAATATTTGGAATTATTTCTTACTGACTAAGCCTTCGGTACTTTAGCAAACTCAATAGATTccttaagtaatataataatactcagGAATAAGTTGGTAATTTGGCACAACGCGATAACTTTTATTAGCTCTATCAAATAAGGCAGATTGTTTAGTTGATTTTTACACAAGACGGCTCTGTCTAAACACAATGTAAACGCAGGCGGTTTAATTTTATAACACCGAGCATAAAATAAGATAGCTCAATTTGGGCTTTTATACGAAGCGTGGAACTCGTCTAAAGGATAATGTTTCATAATATTGCTGGTTGTGGTAGCTTGCTAAAATTTAATTTGTGACAAGAACGAATCCTCATCTCGAGCAGCGCGGGCCGGGTGCGGTGGCTCCGTGGGGCGCCGGCAGTGGTGGGCCCTGACTCGCGGGAAACGAACCGAGGAAAGTAATGATCACATGAAATCCCAGATCAAGAATTAAGAACACTTTTGTTTTAGCAAACCGACCGGAATAATAGCCGAAGTTTCGCGTCGCTATGCCGACAAATGATTTGATAGGCTTCATCAGGAGCTCGCTACGGCGGATAATGTTTCGCTTAGCCAACTTCAAATGAAAAAGTTAAGTAACGCGAGCATTGGGTTTACGTTACACGCTATTGAAATAGGTTCTGGTCTGTTTTTGTGAGCTAGTCAGAAACAGCGTTGCAATCTTCTTATTCCCTTTATGGGCTACATTTTGTCGGGTGTAGCCCTGAATAGGCGGCCAGTCTCTTTGATGGTATTGAAAGAGAAAATGCTTATCGCACCATCGCCCGTAAATAGCCGAGTGGGTGTCGAATTTCTCTACACATGCTACGAAAACACACTTATCCTTTCTACTTAAACTGTTTTCACATCCCTTCTCAATACATTGAAACTATTCGCCTGAGTCTTGGCCTTTTCAGAGTATGTTTTGATATAGTGTGTTGATAATATAGGCCCCTATACATACTTTGTAGCGCGGAGTAACTTGTGAAGATTTATTTGATACACGAAAAGGGCTGAAGGGCGTTATTTTTCAGCTAATTTAAGTAGAATTAGAGGCTCTCCTCTAATTCTCAACGGTGGATGTAAAGTAACTTGAGCAGTGGCAGTGACTATTTAGATTGCAGCTGCTCGACAATGAAAGCCGTATCATAAAACGAGAATATCgggacaataataataacactctTGTGTCATCATTACCACTTTATACCGATCTTTGGATTGAAAAAGCTAATGGTTTGGAACAGGGCTGGGTGGTTAAAATAAATCGACGACATTCCATTTCCTGCAGAGTAATGCGCCCTCATGAATCCGTTTTAAAAATTGAATTCGCCTTATCTAGTCTATCAATGTCCTCATTAGAAAACCCCGGGGGTCGAAGCAAGGTTTCTCCAATAATTAAAATTGTGGTCGATAGTTCCAGTTACAGCGATAATAACTGTTTTTTAGtctaagtacttttattttctacagaaatcagaaatcatttattcgcttaggataccataccataccatagtATACCATAGTATACCATAGTATACCATAGTATAAGACAGTGTTACAGCATCTCTATTCTGCACTCACTCTCACACTCTAACAAAaccaatataaaaagaaaattaagccTTCTTTTGGTTTAGATTTGTTATCAGCCTACTTAGACATTCCTAGTCTATTGATGTTGCGTACTcggataaattaaaataaataaatttgagtCATTTAAACGGCATATATTCCGTCTGGTAACAATTAACATTTAACAAGCAAAGTTGGATGGTAAGTTTAAATCTCGTGTTTCGGCGTTATTTGGCAAATTAATTCAGAAACTTTATCTCCAAACACGCGAGCGAAAGATGTTTGTGCAGGCAGAGTTTCTTACTTATAATTTGTTAATTGTAGCTTAAATATTCTTCCATTCTGTGCGATGTCTCAAGTGATTTTCATAATGTTATTAAATGAGTTGGGAGTTTCCGTTTGGAAACTACTTGTATTACACAACAAAGTACTTTGGTCGTGGACCTGATAAATACACCTACGGAGGGGTAGAAGTAAAGATAGTGTCTCTATTGAGTTTCTAGTGATTTCTTTTCCTCAGCTGAAACCTTGTTAAATGACGAGTCATAAAAGTCTTTGTAAAATTGACCTTTAAAAATGTTAACtttgataataacgttgaatgtttttaaatgaatttgACTTAGTTTGTTTGGGGAATATACTTGATAAATACCTAGCTTTAACTACACAATATATTAGGTAAATTATACAAGCTTTATGTACTATTTAACTTTGGGGAAGATATGATAATAACaagtctaataataatattagtaataataGGCTAATGAGCAGGCGCCATACTCCCCCATAGCTCCAaaatcccggtccactaacccccaacccaatagcccagttccctttgttcccataatctgcaatagtcctacacgaaccggggattgtctttgggtgcactcccatagtgcatacaaggataatcgccggttggtgtcacaccacatttagattaaactgtcttaaggggcctctacgtgttggcttcggccccacacacgcttCCAAAAGTCGGGGCCTCCATagacccgagatatgaaaacgacatacaagtaataataatagcagtaataataatattagtagtaataataatagtagtagtaataatagtagtaataataatattagtagtaataataatagtagtaataataattgttaacgCGTCACACTTTGCGTCGCCCATGTGGCGCCACGGACCTGCATCTTTATGGAATTTACACATAGATTATAATAAGAAAGATATTAAAGACACTAACCTGGAAGAAAGGAAGACAAAGTTGAAGAGTCACGTGACGGTAGATACCCAAATAGATGATAGTGAAGACTTGATGAGGCGTTTTTCCTCATTGACAAAACTTACCCGCGTACTGTCGCTCTGCCGAAGAGTCATGCGCTGGAAGACATCTGAAATAAAGGAAACTGAAAGATTAGACCATGGGTTAACagctaaagaaataaataaaacgttacTTACCTGTATAAGGATGTGCCAAAGGAAACACTTTCAAAGGGAGATTGAAGGTCTTCAAAAATTTGGTAGAGTTGATAAGAAGAGTAAGCTCTCTTCATTAAACCCCTACTTAGATGACGAACAAGCATTGAGAGTAAATGGTAGACTTCATAATGCTTATCTTGAGGAGAGCACGAAACATCCCCTAATCATCCCTCATAAATCTCATCTGACCAATCTCTTAATTGATGAAGCTCATCGCAGAACAATGCATGGAGGACCTCAACTAGTTCTAAACTACTTGAGGTCTAAATATTGGGTAATTGGAGCTAGAAATTTAGTTCGCATGTTTGTCAAAAAATGCGCAACTTGTGTACGCCATTCTAGCCAAGCCAATCAGCAGATGATGGGGCAATTGCCCAATTCTAGAGTCACGGCACATCGGCCTTTCCTTAAAAGCGGTGTAGACTATGCGGGTCCGATCAACATCAGAGCCAATAAAGGACGGGGACATCACTCCACTAAGGGGTACATTTGTGTCTTCGTGTGCATGACCACAAAAGCCATTCACCTTGAAGTCGTCAGTGACATGACTTCAGAGTCATTTTTGGCGGCCTTTAAGAGGTTTGTAGCCAGAAGGGGTCATATAGCCGAAGTCTGGAGTGATAATGGCACCACTTTTGTAGGAGCTGCCCGACAGCTTGCTGAACTCTTTGATGTCGAAAGCTCGAGTGTTGCTGTTGAGATTGCAGATTGGTTTGCTACAAATGGAACATCTTGGCACTTCATACCTCCTCATTCTCCAAATTTTGGAGGACTATGGGAAGCTGCGGTTAAGTCCATAAAATTCCACCTTGCAAGAACCATAGGCACAAGCACTCTTACCTTTGAAGAGATGACAACTACTCTCGCCCAGATCGAGGCTTGTCTCAATTCGAGACCGTTATCACAGTTGTCGTGTGATCCAAACGATCCACGTCCTCTGACACCTGGCCATTTCCTGGTCGGTGAGCCACTGGTACTTGTTCCCGAAAATAATTATGAGACGTCCAGTATAAGTAGCTTGAAACGCTGGCATCTTACTCAACGAATAACTCAAGGTTTCTGGCGAAGATGGTCTGAAGAATATCTAACACAATTACAACACAGATATAAATGGGCGAACCAAATTCCGGAACCAGAAGTCGGTGATGTAGTCCTCATTAAAGAGGACGGACTTCCTCCAGCTCGGTGGTTGTATGGTTTGATAACTCACAAACACCTAGGTCAGGATGGACTCACTCGAGTTGTCAGTCTGAAGTGCAAGGGACATACTATTAAGCGGCCAATCTCGAAGTTAATTGTATTACCAAAATCAGAATAATATATGCTTTACATACTTATTATTGTCAATGGATCGTTGAAGTTGACCTGCATGCCCtagttgttttaagttttgttaatcatttattatttttgcgttgttttacttttttttacggTCAATTGACCACATGttagatttagatttttcacatAATTTAGATAACAATACCATTTGTTTTACCTTTTCATTCACATATATAGTTATAGACATATCGCAACGCCTTAATTATATGTTAATGGACTTGGTCCATGGCGGGCGGTATGTTAACGCGTCACACTTTGTTTGCATGCTTTATTTAGTTTAAAAGGTTAGTACCAACCGAAcgccactagatgtcgctagttGTATTTTGAAACGCGCTATTATTTGGTTCATGAGATCTGTACTGGTGGCGATCAATAAATTCGTTTGGAATCTTCCACATCAGGATTTTGGAGTTTTATTACCGAAACCCTCATCCTATTGTAGTGTTTTTTGGGGACTTTTGTACAATAATAGTAAGTCCAAGCTGTATTAACCCTAATTTCGCCCTAGTCCTCCGACCTCTTCAACATATTTTGGAAGACAAGCAGTATCACCGAGAAGAACATTTAGCACAACTTtggttattgtttacaaaacagAGTGACTACTGAACTTTGTATTACTAAGCAACATAACTGTTTAGATAACAAAATGTTTGATAAAGTATTACAAAACAGTCATGTCATTTACaaagttatataaaaagttaccATAAATGCATTTAttcaatgttttatttaaatcacaGTTCGTGTTGTGATATTTACACAAACATTGTGAAAGCAAATACTAAAGCTTTTTACATTAATGTGCAATTGTGTATATTGGAGAATTGAGAACGATAATCTTGTTTACAATAATGAATACGTGTACAGGCTTGAATGAATTTAATATGTACCGAgaataatattttgataaatatttcGCAGTAGtgtattcaattatttattgaactctaaaaaaaatataaggccttaattataatttattaggcattaacttttttaaattgtgtgaTATCTTTGATATTTTTAAGGAATTATTTGTAGTTTAATTAgtaagcattatcccgtttttcacaagattCGCTTAcgtaacttgaagatttgatatgttcgggtttttacagaagccactgcttgtctgaccttccaaccagcgaagggaaaaccagcccaatacaggttaggtcacatacctccgaaaatgcatttctcgggaatgtgggtttcctcacgacgttttccttcactgctgagtacgtgataattatttatgattcaaataatatatgatttccaaaacaaattcgacaatcattggtttattggGCCTatgcgggattcgaacctacgacctgaaagtgagaggcaagcgttctaccaactgggctaccacggctctagtTTAATCAGAAAGTAACTATACGAATATAGTCGTTTACACTGATGTCTTCTtattttctgtatcttgtgtcctgTCTTATCaataatgtatatatttatcTTAACTTCTAATTTAAAGCTTATTtaggtttattattttattctttatgttgtgttgtggGTTTGAAAGATCGATAGACGGATCCTACGTACGCATGACCTTGTACGATTCTGTAAATTGTCAGAAATCATCGATGAAAAATTATATTTCCTATCATTTTACAGAAAGTAGATGGAGCTAAGCTGACTCTGTACATGTAATCTTCTGAGAGATGTTACAGAGGTGGTGAGTGGTCTTTGTAAAATAAgataatgatattattattagaacTGATTGTTGCTT contains:
- the LOC126370387 gene encoding uncharacterized protein LOC126370387, which translates into the protein MWRHGPASLWNLHIDYNKKDIKDTNLEERKTKLKSHVTVDTQIDDSEDLMRRFSSLTKLTRVLSLCRRVMRWKTSEIKETERLDHGLTAKEINKTLLTCIRMCQRKHFQREIEGLQKFGRVDKKSKLSSLNPYLDDEQALRVNGRLHNAYLEESTKHPLIIPHKSHLTNLLIDEAHRRTMHGGPQLVLNYLRSKYWVIGARNLVRMFVKKCATCVRHSSQANQQMMGQLPNSRVTAHRPFLKSGVDYAGPINIRANKGRGHHSTKGYICVFVCMTTKAIHLEVVSDMTSESFLAAFKRFVARRGHIAEVWSDNGTTFVGAARQLAELFDVESSSVAVEIADWFATNGTSWHFIPPHSPNFGGLWEAAVKSIKFHLARTIGTSTLTFEEMTTTLAQIEACLNSRPLSQLSCDPNDPRPLTPGHFLVGEPLVLVPENNYETSSISSLKRWHLTQRITQGFWRRWSEEYLTQLQHRYKWANQIPEPEVGDVVLIKEDGLPPARWLYGLITHKHLGQDGLTRVVSLKCKGHTIKRPISKLIVLPKSE